The Pseudolabrys sp. FHR47 genome contains a region encoding:
- the der gene encoding ribosome biogenesis GTPase Der, producing the protein MTFTVAIVGRPNVGKSTLFNRLVGRRVALVDDQPGVTRDRREGEARLGDLDFTVIDTAGFEQAGAETLPGRMRAQTETAIAQADAVFFVMDARAGVLPDDRAFASLVRKSGKPAVLIVNKMEGRAGESGRLEAYSLGLGEPVPLSAEHNEGLPDLYSALREALPEKTAEAIEKVDDDGEHPIRVAIVGRPNAGKSTLINRLIGEERLLTSPEAGTTRDSIAVDLEWHGHQFRLHDTAGLRRRSRIDEKIEKLSVGETLNAVRFAEVVVVLLDVDNAFEEQDQKIADLIESEGRAVVIGVNKWDLKDRNPGDISKLREKAREKLMQLPDVPLVAVSALTGEGLDRLMQAIIDAHAVWNKRIPTSALNRWFEDATSAHPPPAVSGRRLRLNYITQVTSRPPTFVVFCTRADAVPDAYKRYLVNSLREAFELPGTPIRLMLREKANPYEGKARRKH; encoded by the coding sequence ATGACTTTCACCGTCGCCATTGTCGGCCGGCCCAATGTCGGCAAATCGACCCTGTTCAACCGGCTGGTCGGCCGCCGCGTTGCGCTGGTCGATGATCAGCCGGGCGTGACGCGCGACCGCCGTGAAGGCGAGGCGCGGCTCGGCGATCTCGATTTCACTGTGATCGATACCGCCGGTTTCGAGCAGGCCGGCGCGGAGACCTTGCCCGGCCGCATGCGGGCGCAGACCGAAACCGCGATCGCGCAGGCCGACGCCGTGTTCTTCGTCATGGATGCGCGGGCGGGCGTGCTGCCGGACGATCGCGCTTTTGCGTCGCTGGTGCGCAAATCCGGCAAGCCGGCGGTGCTGATCGTCAACAAGATGGAGGGCCGGGCCGGGGAGTCCGGACGGCTGGAAGCCTATTCGCTGGGCCTGGGCGAGCCGGTGCCGCTGTCGGCCGAGCACAATGAAGGTCTGCCCGATCTCTACAGTGCCCTGCGCGAAGCCTTGCCGGAGAAGACGGCGGAGGCGATCGAGAAGGTCGATGACGACGGGGAGCATCCGATCCGCGTCGCCATTGTCGGCCGCCCCAATGCCGGCAAATCGACGCTCATCAATCGCCTGATCGGCGAGGAGCGGCTGCTGACCTCGCCGGAGGCGGGCACGACCCGCGACTCCATTGCCGTGGACCTCGAATGGCACGGCCATCAATTCCGTCTGCATGACACCGCGGGCCTGCGCCGCCGCTCGCGCATCGACGAGAAGATCGAGAAGCTGTCGGTCGGCGAGACGCTCAATGCCGTGCGCTTTGCCGAAGTCGTGGTCGTGTTGCTCGACGTCGATAATGCCTTCGAAGAGCAGGACCAGAAGATCGCCGACCTGATCGAGAGCGAAGGCCGCGCGGTGGTGATCGGGGTCAACAAGTGGGACCTCAAGGACCGCAATCCCGGCGACATTTCGAAGCTGCGCGAAAAGGCGCGCGAGAAGCTGATGCAGTTGCCCGACGTACCGCTGGTCGCGGTGTCGGCGCTGACCGGCGAGGGCCTTGACCGCCTGATGCAGGCGATCATCGATGCCCATGCGGTATGGAACAAGCGCATTCCGACCAGTGCGCTCAATCGCTGGTTCGAGGACGCGACCTCCGCGCATCCGCCGCCGGCGGTGTCCGGCCGCCGGCTCAGGCTCAACTACATCACGCAGGTGACGTCGCGGCCGCCGACCTTCGTCGTGTTCTGCACGCGCGCCGATGCGGTGCCCGACGCCTACAAGCGCTATCTCGTCAATTCATTGCGCGAAGCGTTCGAACTGCCCGGCACGCCGATAAGGCTTATGCTGCGCGAGAAGGCCAACCCCTATGAGGGGAAGGCGAGAAGAAAGCATTGA
- a CDS encoding SDR family NAD(P)-dependent oxidoreductase, which translates to MSKPLTDKIALVTGASRGIGAAVALQLAEAGAHVIAVARTVGGLEELDDKIKAAGGSATLVPVDVKDMDGIARLALAINDRYRRLDVMIGNAGILGTLSPLAHAEPKDFDSIFAVNVKANWQLIRTMDPLLRAAPAGRAVFITSGLSWAGRAYTGVYGASKAALNELARSYAAETATTNLRVNLFNPGPTRTRMYASGWPGIDPDTLPPPEEVAQAILPLCLPDCAESGKVFDYRAGKFLGFKAPE; encoded by the coding sequence ATGAGTAAGCCCCTCACCGACAAGATCGCCCTCGTCACCGGCGCCTCGCGCGGCATCGGCGCGGCGGTCGCGCTGCAGCTCGCCGAAGCCGGCGCGCATGTGATCGCTGTAGCGCGCACTGTCGGTGGGCTGGAAGAGCTCGACGACAAGATCAAGGCCGCCGGCGGCAGCGCCACCCTCGTCCCGGTCGACGTGAAGGACATGGACGGCATCGCCCGTCTCGCACTCGCCATCAACGATCGCTACCGCCGCCTCGACGTCATGATCGGCAATGCCGGCATCCTTGGCACGCTGTCGCCGCTGGCGCATGCCGAGCCGAAGGACTTCGACAGCATCTTTGCCGTCAACGTGAAGGCGAACTGGCAACTGATCCGCACCATGGACCCGCTGCTGCGCGCCGCGCCGGCGGGCCGCGCGGTGTTCATCACCTCGGGTCTATCCTGGGCCGGCCGCGCCTATACCGGCGTCTACGGCGCGAGCAAGGCGGCGCTGAACGAACTCGCCCGCAGCTACGCCGCCGAAACGGCGACCACGAATCTGCGCGTCAACCTGTTCAATCCGGGGCCGACGCGCACGCGGATGTATGCCTCGGGCTGGCCGGGCATCGACCCGGACACGCTGCCGCCGCCGGAAGAAGTTGCGCAAGCGATCCTGCCGCTGTGCCTGCCGGACTGCGCCGAGAGCGGCAAGGTGTTCGATTATCGCGCGGGGAAGTTTCTGGGGTTCAAGGCGCCGGAGTAA